The following coding sequences lie in one Candidatus Omnitrophota bacterium genomic window:
- a CDS encoding PilZ domain-containing protein: MDERRSYQRFSMILPVEYKLAAFQDQPTMTSSLDISGNGMRFCIKDKASIGEEVHLYVQIPDSEKVLLAAKVVWVKFLEDDQEYEIGVKLADTKSEDGKKFMDFYSQQMLIFLEENKDQNKIE, translated from the coding sequence ATGGACGAAAGAAGATCGTATCAACGTTTTTCAATGATTTTACCTGTAGAATATAAGCTTGCGGCTTTTCAAGATCAGCCTACAATGACGTCAAGTTTGGATATTAGTGGCAACGGAATGCGTTTTTGTATCAAGGATAAAGCAAGCATTGGAGAAGAGGTTCATCTTTATGTTCAGATTCCTGATTCAGAAAAAGTACTTTTGGCGGCAAAAGTTGTTTGGGTTAAATTTCTTGAAGATGATCAAGAGTATGAAATAGGCGTTAAGCTTGCGGATACAAAATCAGAAGACGGAAAAAAGTTTATGGATTTTTATTCGCAACAGATGCTTATTTTTCTAGAAGAAAATAAAGATCAAAATAAAATAGAGTAA
- a CDS encoding DUF167 domain-containing protein: MRIDIKVIAGAKKNFIKQEDDIFKVYLSAPAVDGKANKALVAFLAKHFKISKGKIEIIKGLKSRNKTIMIEGI; encoded by the coding sequence ATGCGAATTGATATCAAAGTTATTGCGGGAGCCAAAAAAAATTTTATAAAGCAGGAGGATGATATTTTTAAGGTTTATTTGAGTGCTCCTGCGGTTGACGGAAAGGCTAATAAAGCCTTGGTTGCATTTTTGGCCAAACATTTCAAAATTTCAAAAGGAAAGATAGAAATCATAAAAGGATTGAAATCTAGAAACAAAACAATTATGATAGAAGGAATTTAA
- a CDS encoding PilZ domain-containing protein — protein MVRNLFGFPKKLYKEARSQFRVKEHLPIKWMSGSDVSGIGKIRDISASGALIEAKAMKPFGDGTVLQMQVDSPAQGEFVPAQGRIVWSRRKSFFNQSLLCGVEFINPASEIMERLKERVSARIAKIERFDRFGDILNLVLFILAVGLGILVVRQQSSIQKTIEKSNHLMLGSSKKQADLYRMSMSAYQMQSLVLAELTKNYNTTQALLSQTESLLAQTQEDYGLAKQEVSALKSSLEQARIAGLDTSTKVLISERDDLKGQLASLRTEINLLLQENPDLLSSQTAPFQSRVDNINIQMQDLKYSTLMANIKEHKKAIGESRYKIASLKRQARKVKKEILHQRDAIGLAQGNQGYLIKDGEIFSAQKTAQTSAGLKESGEPVKKVNINVSLFE, from the coding sequence ATGGTACGTAATTTATTCGGATTTCCAAAAAAACTTTATAAAGAGGCTCGCAGTCAATTTCGCGTTAAGGAACATCTTCCAATTAAGTGGATGTCAGGTTCAGATGTTTCTGGTATTGGCAAAATTAGGGATATTAGCGCTTCAGGGGCGCTGATTGAAGCTAAAGCAATGAAGCCGTTTGGAGACGGCACTGTGCTTCAGATGCAGGTTGACTCTCCTGCACAAGGCGAATTTGTTCCAGCGCAGGGACGTATTGTGTGGTCAAGGCGTAAAAGTTTCTTCAATCAAAGCTTGCTCTGTGGAGTTGAATTTATTAATCCTGCTTCTGAGATTATGGAAAGATTAAAAGAGCGGGTATCGGCTCGTATCGCAAAAATAGAGCGCTTTGATCGATTTGGTGATATTTTAAATTTGGTTCTTTTTATTTTGGCGGTTGGTTTAGGCATTCTGGTGGTGCGTCAGCAGTCTTCTATTCAAAAAACAATTGAGAAGTCAAATCATCTCATGCTGGGATCTTCCAAAAAACAAGCGGATCTTTATCGAATGTCGATGAGTGCATATCAAATGCAGTCTCTTGTGCTTGCGGAACTTACAAAAAATTACAATACAACTCAGGCGTTACTTTCTCAGACAGAAAGCTTGCTTGCGCAAACGCAGGAAGATTATGGATTAGCCAAACAAGAAGTTAGCGCCTTGAAGTCTTCATTAGAGCAAGCGCGTATTGCAGGTTTGGATACCTCGACAAAAGTATTAATTTCTGAACGAGATGATTTAAAAGGACAGCTGGCAAGCTTAAGAACAGAGATTAATTTGTTGCTTCAGGAAAATCCTGATTTGTTGTCTTCGCAGACAGCACCTTTTCAGAGTCGTGTTGATAATATTAATATTCAGATGCAAGATTTGAAATATTCGACATTAATGGCTAATATCAAAGAGCATAAGAAAGCCATTGGAGAATCTCGCTATAAAATTGCATCATTAAAACGTCAAGCGCGAAAGGTTAAAAAGGAAATTTTGCATCAAAGAGATGCGATTGGCTTAGCTCAAGGAAATCAGGGTTATCTGATCAAAGATGGGGAGATTTTTTCTGCACAAAAAACAGCGCAGACCTCTGCTGGCCTTAAAGAATCAGGTGAACCAGTAAAAAAAGTTAATATCAATGTTTCACTTTTTGAATAA
- a CDS encoding polysaccharide deacetylase family protein, which produces MKKFEQIIIVTILFLVIIGTYGTELYGKYTTPIIMYHNVEEKTDVHRLNGVGTSNFEYQMSFLKRNHYNVISLDALVEAIVNNEKIPHNTVVLTFDDGYEDNYLLGFPILKKYGFPATIFISSAKIGTEGYLTWDQIREMEQFGIMAGSHTLSHVYLPGVSEEEQIKEIRDSKRAIERKVGHPIYNLCYPTGGFNDFIKKIAKDFGYKSACTTNRGYDQLNKDVYELNRIRFGDRDISWPILRAKLSGFYNFFRSSVDPY; this is translated from the coding sequence ATGAAAAAATTTGAACAAATTATTATTGTTACTATTCTTTTTTTAGTCATTATTGGTACTTATGGTACGGAGCTTTATGGGAAATACACCACTCCGATTATTATGTATCATAATGTTGAAGAAAAAACAGATGTTCATCGTCTTAACGGAGTTGGAACGAGCAATTTTGAATACCAAATGTCTTTTTTGAAGCGAAATCATTATAATGTAATTAGTTTAGATGCTCTCGTTGAGGCAATCGTTAATAACGAAAAGATTCCGCACAACACTGTTGTTCTTACTTTTGATGACGGATATGAGGATAATTATTTATTAGGGTTTCCAATTTTAAAGAAATATGGATTTCCAGCAACCATTTTTATCAGCTCTGCGAAAATTGGGACAGAAGGGTATTTGACTTGGGATCAAATAAGAGAAATGGAACAATTTGGGATTATGGCTGGAAGCCATACGTTGTCGCATGTTTATTTGCCAGGGGTTTCAGAAGAAGAGCAGATCAAAGAGATCAGAGATAGTAAAAGAGCTATTGAGCGAAAGGTGGGCCATCCAATTTATAATCTTTGTTATCCAACCGGGGGATTCAATGATTTTATAAAAAAGATAGCGAAAGATTTTGGATATAAATCCGCATGCACAACTAATCGTGGATACGATCAGTTGAATAAAGATGTTTACGAGTTAAATCGTATTCGTTTCGGAGATAGAGATATCTCTTGGCCTATATTGAGAGCTAAGTTATCTGGATTTTATAATTTTTTTAGAAGTTCAGTCGATCCGTACTAA
- a CDS encoding GatB/YqeY domain-containing protein, whose amino-acid sequence MLEQQISKDYIQAMKARDSFKSSVLSFLRAQLKNVLIDKKIDQLEDQEVIAIIKKQIKQRQDSIAQFEQGNRQDLAEKEKKELEILRSYLPEEMSDQEVKKIIAEVIQETGAASMKDMGAVMKAVGLKIQGRADNKLVSNLVRESLS is encoded by the coding sequence ATGTTAGAGCAGCAAATTTCTAAAGATTATATCCAGGCGATGAAGGCTAGAGATAGTTTTAAAAGCTCTGTTTTAAGTTTTTTGAGAGCTCAGTTAAAAAATGTTTTGATTGATAAAAAGATTGATCAGCTTGAAGATCAAGAAGTGATTGCTATTATTAAAAAACAAATTAAGCAGAGACAAGATTCTATTGCTCAATTTGAGCAGGGGAATCGTCAGGATTTAGCAGAGAAAGAAAAAAAAGAGCTAGAGATTTTAAGAAGTTATTTGCCGGAAGAGATGTCCGATCAAGAGGTTAAGAAAATTATTGCGGAAGTCATTCAGGAAACAGGTGCCGCTAGCATGAAAGATATGGGCGCAGTTATGAAGGCTGTTGGGTTAAAAATTCAGGGACGAGCGGATAATAAGCTGGTTAGCAATTTAGTTCGAGAATCACTCTCGTAA
- a CDS encoding DUF58 domain-containing protein, with protein MIPKEVLRNIRRIEITTSRLVTDVFAGAYHSVFKGRGMEFDEVREYQPGDDIRTIDWNVTARTGKPYIKKFVEEREMTVMLLVDVSRSCQFATVNELKSKLAAEIAAVLAFSAIRNSDKVGLIIFTDGVEKFIPPRKGLRHVLRVIREVLYYEPKGFKTDICQALEYLSKVTTRKSVSFLISDFFEDNLVTRLKKDLAIANKRHDLIAVTLNDPRERNLPDCGILELEDAETQEVFSVDSTSAQIRERYCKDAQERILKREELFRSVGMDFINVSTDVPYVHELTKFFIKRKRRFR; from the coding sequence ATGATTCCTAAGGAAGTTTTAAGAAATATTCGGCGTATTGAAATAACGACATCTCGGCTTGTGACTGATGTATTTGCTGGCGCATACCACAGTGTCTTTAAGGGCCGGGGTATGGAGTTTGATGAAGTACGCGAGTATCAGCCCGGAGACGATATTCGCACAATCGATTGGAATGTTACAGCAAGGACGGGAAAGCCGTATATTAAGAAATTTGTTGAAGAGCGCGAGATGACTGTGATGCTTCTTGTCGATGTATCAAGATCTTGTCAATTTGCAACGGTTAATGAGTTGAAAAGTAAGCTCGCAGCTGAGATTGCTGCTGTTTTGGCTTTTTCTGCTATTCGAAACAGTGATAAAGTGGGACTTATTATTTTCACAGATGGTGTTGAAAAATTTATTCCACCTAGAAAAGGTTTGCGCCATGTTCTTCGTGTTATCCGAGAGGTTTTGTATTATGAGCCAAAAGGATTTAAGACTGATATCTGTCAGGCATTGGAATATTTAAGTAAGGTCACAACGCGCAAGAGTGTATCATTTTTAATTTCTGATTTCTTTGAAGATAATCTTGTGACGCGTTTGAAGAAAGATTTGGCTATTGCGAATAAGCGTCATGATTTAATTGCTGTGACTCTTAATGATCCTCGAGAGCGCAATCTTCCTGATTGCGGAATTCTTGAGCTTGAAGATGCTGAAACGCAGGAAGTATTTTCTGTTGATTCCACAAGCGCGCAGATTCGGGAACGTTATTGCAAAGATGCGCAAGAGCGCATTTTAAAACGAGAGGAATTGTTTCGTTCTGTTGGAATGGATTTTATTAATGTTTCAACAGATGTTCCTTATGTTCACGAGCTGACGAAATTCTTTATAAAGAGAAAAAGAAGGTTTCGGTAA
- a CDS encoding AAA family ATPase yields MVEKGDIALINEKVKKESSFLDGILFEMQKVIIGQEYLLERLLVCLLANGHILIEGVPGLAKTTAVKTLSSVIQAKFQRLQFTPDMLPADLTGTMIYEPKTSTFRVKKGPIFANIVLADEINRAPAKVQSALLEAMQERQVTIGEETLKLDNPFLVLATQNPIEQEGTYPLPEAQVDRFMLKVNITYPTKEQEYKILKRMSFTEKKIDVKEIVTVEDIVRVRGLIDEIYMDEKIERYIVDLVEATRNPENYNLADLKGLIQYGASPRASIYLAVASKAYAFIQRRGYVTPQDVKSIGMDVLRHRVTPSYEAEAEEKTSEDIIKKIFDEVEVP; encoded by the coding sequence ATGGTTGAAAAAGGAGATATTGCTTTGATTAATGAGAAGGTTAAGAAAGAAAGTTCTTTTCTTGACGGTATTCTTTTTGAAATGCAAAAAGTAATTATTGGCCAAGAATATTTGCTGGAACGACTCTTGGTTTGCCTTTTGGCTAATGGCCATATTCTTATTGAAGGTGTTCCTGGCTTGGCGAAGACAACGGCGGTTAAGACGTTATCTTCAGTGATTCAAGCAAAGTTTCAAAGACTTCAGTTTACTCCAGATATGTTGCCAGCAGACTTGACTGGAACAATGATCTATGAGCCAAAGACATCAACGTTTCGCGTAAAAAAAGGACCGATTTTCGCAAATATTGTTTTAGCTGATGAAATTAATCGTGCCCCAGCGAAGGTTCAGAGTGCTTTGCTTGAGGCTATGCAAGAAAGACAAGTGACGATTGGAGAAGAAACTTTAAAGTTAGACAATCCGTTCTTAGTTTTGGCAACTCAAAATCCGATTGAACAAGAAGGAACATATCCTTTGCCTGAGGCGCAGGTAGATCGTTTTATGTTAAAAGTAAACATTACTTATCCGACAAAAGAGCAGGAATATAAAATTTTGAAGCGAATGTCATTTACTGAAAAGAAAATTGATGTTAAAGAAATTGTTACTGTTGAAGATATTGTGCGTGTTCGTGGATTGATTGATGAAATATATATGGATGAAAAGATTGAGCGATATATTGTCGATCTTGTTGAAGCGACTCGAAACCCTGAAAATTATAATCTTGCTGATCTTAAAGGATTAATTCAGTATGGCGCTTCGCCACGCGCTAGCATTTATCTTGCGGTAGCTTCCAAGGCCTACGCGTTTATTCAAAGACGTGGTTATGTGACTCCCCAAGATGTTAAATCTATAGGAATGGATGTTTTGCGTCATCGTGTTACGCCAAGCTATGAGGCAGAGGCGGAAGAAAAAACATCTGAGGATATTATTAAAAAGATATTTGATGAGGTTGAAGTTCCATAA
- the amrB gene encoding AmmeMemoRadiSam system protein B, with protein MKVLWFRYCLIAIIILMCVNANSQDFVKTPNVSGQFYPSDKDQLVSEVDQFLSKAKPSPVDGKIQVIISPHAGYLYSGEVAAYGYKAAKEQQYSTIVVLAPTHRFELSGSSIWAKGAFQTPLGSVEVDEDFASQLISGNTNVQFTSEVFAQEHSLEVQIPFLQRTFKDFKIVPVIIGQLNLAQCQDLALSLDKIIGAREDVLIVVSSDMSHFHDRKTAKAMDDKTIAIVKELDAEELFERCSQGLSELCGIFPATVAMLYADKRDLDVSVLKYADSADITGDKNSVVGYFSAVFYKQNKMKAKDDKTIPLSDAQKKRLIEIAKKTINQYVETGKVLDVSETDQRLLKEEGAFVTIHKDGNLRGCIGNIFGQGPLYKTVRNMAIAACSQDPRFPPVSKKELKDLEIEISVLSKPWRISNLDEIELGIHGVIVSKGSSHKGLFLPQVATDQGWDREQFLSYLCAHKAGLPADAWKDPSVVLEVFTAQVFSEKDF; from the coding sequence GTGAAGGTTTTATGGTTTCGTTATTGCTTGATTGCAATTATTATTCTTATGTGTGTCAACGCCAATAGTCAGGATTTTGTTAAGACTCCTAATGTGAGCGGGCAATTTTATCCTTCCGATAAAGATCAACTTGTTTCTGAAGTTGATCAGTTCCTTTCAAAGGCAAAGCCTAGCCCTGTCGATGGAAAAATACAAGTTATTATTTCTCCGCATGCGGGGTACCTTTATTCTGGAGAGGTGGCTGCTTACGGATACAAGGCAGCGAAAGAGCAGCAATATTCTACGATTGTTGTTTTAGCTCCAACACATCGCTTTGAACTTTCAGGATCATCTATTTGGGCCAAGGGGGCATTTCAAACACCGCTGGGATCAGTTGAGGTTGATGAAGATTTTGCCAGCCAGCTTATTTCAGGAAATACTAATGTTCAATTTACTTCAGAGGTGTTTGCGCAAGAGCATTCGCTGGAGGTTCAGATCCCATTTTTGCAGAGAACATTTAAAGATTTTAAAATTGTTCCCGTGATTATCGGACAACTCAATCTTGCTCAATGTCAAGATCTCGCATTATCTTTGGATAAGATCATCGGCGCTCGGGAAGATGTTTTGATTGTTGTCAGCAGTGATATGTCTCATTTTCATGACAGGAAAACAGCGAAAGCCATGGATGACAAGACGATTGCCATTGTTAAAGAGTTAGATGCGGAAGAATTGTTTGAACGATGCTCGCAGGGCCTTTCTGAGTTGTGTGGTATTTTTCCTGCTACCGTTGCAATGTTGTATGCTGATAAAAGAGATCTTGATGTCTCTGTTTTAAAATATGCTGATTCGGCGGATATTACAGGAGACAAGAATTCTGTTGTTGGGTATTTCTCGGCTGTATTTTATAAGCAAAATAAAATGAAAGCAAAGGATGATAAAACAATTCCGTTGAGTGATGCACAAAAAAAACGTTTAATCGAAATTGCAAAAAAAACTATAAATCAATATGTTGAAACAGGAAAAGTTTTGGATGTTAGCGAGACTGATCAACGGCTTTTGAAGGAAGAGGGCGCTTTTGTGACGATTCATAAAGATGGGAATTTGCGGGGTTGCATTGGTAATATTTTTGGCCAGGGACCGCTTTATAAAACTGTTCGAAATATGGCGATTGCAGCATGTTCGCAAGATCCCCGTTTTCCTCCTGTAAGCAAAAAAGAGCTTAAAGATTTAGAAATCGAGATTTCTGTTTTATCAAAGCCGTGGCGGATTAGCAATCTAGACGAAATTGAGCTTGGCATTCATGGCGTGATTGTTAGCAAAGGCTCATCTCATAAGGGTTTATTTTTGCCGCAAGTTGCAACCGATCAAGGTTGGGATCGTGAACAATTTTTATCTTACCTGTGCGCGCATAAGGCTGGATTGCCTGCGGATGCATGGAAAGATCCTTCCGTTGTTTTAGAGGTTTTTACTGCCCAAGTTTTTTCAGAAAAAGATTTTTAA
- a CDS encoding AsmA-like C-terminal region-containing protein, translating to MKLPKILVIIISVVCIFLVVISLGIFILIKMFDIKKFQPQIISQVENVLGREVSLKDLSLSFSFANGLVASIEGLQVLDDPAFSKKNFFSVSQARLKLDLIPTITKREVFVSSIEFIDPSILIVRNDQGVFNFQTFKFLDSSSGAAQPAAVSPGVLSTGDLSSAAAIPLVFIKNVAIKNGTLNFVDNTGDEPMAIEVSKIFFGINNFSLNNVFDFVLEAAVFSDEKNIKVDGRVKIDLGKPVAYLRDTKFKLNLESLSLEKIAAMLPAIKQIELKKNLAGEVFCSIDLMEISPEKMTIVYLKGGIENGKIESGRLKEPLHSIVANVEIKEDNVSIDQISAKLGDGNILAKGSVLGYQKDQQYDISLDASNVDLGKTVYQGDQDIKLLGLLSTSAEIKGTGFSSLLAFQPKMGRQNLTLKEGKLENINVLKVVLSQLNFAPDLVQKLEQNLPEKYKEKLKQKDTPLTNVIFASYIEDNKIYLDSVSVATDIFSLEGKGTLDFDLNADIQARIIIPQDLSQSMVDSIEEFSYLIDENKEIVIPVMIKGKAPDKLSYFPDLEYIGKRLLKNKGRQELQKVLGKVLKTGGGSDESSGSGEGEGESNQNPSPEEQIIGNVLDMIFK from the coding sequence ATGAAGCTACCAAAAATTTTAGTTATTATTATCTCTGTTGTTTGTATTTTTCTTGTTGTTATTTCGCTCGGAATTTTTATTCTGATTAAGATGTTTGACATTAAAAAATTTCAACCTCAGATTATTTCGCAGGTTGAGAATGTGCTAGGCAGAGAGGTTTCTTTAAAAGATTTGTCACTTTCGTTTTCCTTTGCTAATGGGCTTGTTGCCTCAATAGAAGGTCTTCAAGTTTTGGATGACCCGGCTTTTTCAAAAAAGAATTTCTTTTCAGTTTCGCAAGCTCGTCTTAAGTTAGATTTGATTCCAACAATAACCAAGCGTGAAGTTTTTGTATCTAGCATTGAATTTATTGATCCGTCTATTTTGATTGTTCGAAACGACCAAGGTGTTTTTAATTTTCAGACATTTAAGTTTTTGGATTCATCATCTGGCGCGGCTCAACCAGCAGCTGTTTCGCCGGGCGTGCTATCTACTGGCGATCTTTCTTCTGCAGCAGCGATTCCCTTGGTTTTTATAAAGAATGTAGCGATTAAAAATGGCACATTAAATTTTGTTGATAATACCGGTGATGAACCGATGGCGATTGAAGTTTCGAAGATATTTTTTGGAATAAATAATTTTTCTTTGAACAATGTTTTTGATTTTGTTTTGGAAGCAGCAGTGTTTTCTGATGAAAAGAATATAAAAGTTGATGGAAGGGTAAAGATTGATCTTGGAAAACCAGTTGCGTATCTTCGAGATACAAAGTTCAAATTAAACTTAGAATCATTAAGCTTAGAAAAGATTGCTGCAATGCTTCCTGCAATAAAGCAAATAGAGCTTAAAAAGAATTTGGCAGGAGAAGTATTTTGTTCGATTGATTTAATGGAAATAAGCCCGGAAAAGATGACGATTGTTTATTTAAAGGGCGGGATTGAAAACGGTAAGATTGAAAGTGGTCGCTTGAAAGAGCCATTGCATTCGATTGTCGCCAATGTTGAAATCAAGGAAGATAATGTTTCGATTGATCAAATTTCCGCTAAGCTGGGAGATGGGAATATTTTAGCTAAAGGCTCTGTGTTGGGTTATCAGAAAGATCAACAGTATGATATTTCTTTAGATGCTTCAAATGTTGATTTAGGCAAGACAGTTTATCAGGGTGATCAAGATATTAAGTTGTTAGGACTTTTGTCAACTTCCGCTGAAATTAAAGGCACAGGATTTTCGTCTTTATTGGCGTTTCAGCCGAAGATGGGGCGACAAAATTTAACACTTAAAGAAGGAAAGCTTGAAAATATTAATGTTTTAAAAGTTGTTTTAAGCCAGCTTAATTTTGCTCCTGATTTAGTTCAGAAATTAGAGCAAAACCTTCCTGAGAAATATAAAGAAAAATTAAAACAAAAAGACACCCCTTTAACAAATGTTATATTTGCGTCTTATATCGAGGATAATAAAATTTATCTTGATTCTGTAAGCGTTGCGACAGATATTTTTAGTCTTGAGGGCAAAGGGACACTGGATTTTGATTTGAACGCTGACATTCAGGCGCGCATTATAATTCCTCAGGATTTATCGCAAAGCATGGTTGATTCAATTGAGGAATTTAGTTATTTGATTGATGAAAACAAAGAAATTGTGATTCCTGTTATGATTAAGGGCAAGGCCCCGGATAAGCTTTCTTATTTTCCTGATTTAGAATATATCGGAAAAAGACTTTTAAAAAATAAAGGGCGTCAGGAGCTTCAAAAAGTCTTAGGTAAAGTTTTGAAAACAGGCGGAGGCTCTGATGAATCGTCTGGATCCGGCGAGGGTGAGGGCGAATCAAATCAGAATCCATCTCCCGAAGAGCAGATTATTGGAAATGTTTTGGATATGATTTTCAAATAA
- a CDS encoding SprT family zinc-dependent metalloprotease — protein sequence MKIKNCQIVTAAGTLSYVYVRSPRRKTVAIQIDQDLEVRVFAPSFLNEQEVIDFIEDKAFWIKQKINAFKKRHFCSTKRLFSDGEEFLFLGEKHKLCYQETLNKKVSIQFSSDHWDVYVPKVLAQEDIEPLVRKAFVQWYQREAREILASRIFYFARILKVDPSKVSIRTQKKIWGSCHHSTKRINLNWKIVMAPLRVMDYIIVHELCHLKTPNHSSKFWDRVQKVLPKYKECEKWLYGHSGLMVLS from the coding sequence GTGAAGATAAAGAATTGCCAAATTGTAACCGCAGCTGGAACGCTTTCCTACGTTTATGTTCGTTCACCTCGACGAAAGACCGTTGCTATCCAAATTGATCAAGATTTAGAAGTGCGGGTTTTTGCGCCATCTTTCTTAAATGAACAAGAAGTTATTGATTTCATTGAAGATAAGGCTTTTTGGATTAAGCAAAAGATTAATGCATTTAAGAAGCGGCATTTTTGCTCAACAAAGCGATTATTTTCCGATGGAGAGGAGTTTTTGTTTTTAGGAGAAAAACACAAGCTTTGTTATCAAGAGACTTTAAATAAGAAAGTGTCTATTCAGTTTTCGTCTGATCATTGGGATGTCTATGTTCCAAAAGTACTAGCACAAGAAGATATCGAGCCTTTGGTTAGAAAAGCGTTTGTTCAGTGGTATCAGCGTGAAGCTAGAGAGATTTTGGCAAGTCGGATTTTTTATTTTGCACGAATTTTAAAGGTTGATCCAAGCAAGGTCAGCATCCGTACGCAAAAAAAGATTTGGGGTAGTTGTCATCATTCGACGAAGCGTATTAATTTAAATTGGAAGATTGTAATGGCCCCTCTTCGGGTGATGGATTATATTATTGTTCATGAGTTGTGTCATTTAAAAACGCCGAATCATTCTAGTAAGTTTTGGGATCGCGTTCAAAAGGTTTTGCCGAAGTATAAAGAGTGTGAGAAATGGCTCTACGGTCATTCTGGGTTAATGGTTTTATCTTAA
- a CDS encoding PD-(D/E)XK nuclease family protein — translation MLEKKPYKRSRNLFNPQSKSPFRLSRSRLENFIKCPRCFYLDRRLGIDHPSMPAFTLNSTVDELLKKEFDFYRREQTPHPLMQKYRIDAVPFLHRNMDQWRENFKGIRYEDTKRNLIIFGAIDDLWVNPKGELFVVDYKATSATGTISLNSEYRQAYKRQMEIYQWLLRKQNLDVSNTGYFVYCNANKNRKSFDGHLDFDVEVLGYIGDDAWVDGVIQSAYDCLCNDHLPEFSETCEFCQYYKSIDDFKNQKVYRKEEQQFLF, via the coding sequence ATGTTAGAAAAAAAACCATACAAAAGATCTCGAAATTTATTTAATCCGCAGTCAAAGTCTCCTTTTCGCTTGAGTCGATCACGATTAGAGAATTTTATAAAATGTCCTCGGTGTTTTTATCTAGATCGTCGCTTAGGAATCGATCATCCAAGCATGCCAGCGTTTACGCTTAATAGCACTGTGGATGAACTTTTAAAAAAAGAATTTGATTTTTATCGGCGCGAGCAAACGCCTCATCCATTGATGCAAAAATATCGTATTGATGCCGTTCCTTTTTTGCATCGAAATATGGATCAGTGGCGTGAGAATTTTAAGGGAATTCGATATGAGGATACAAAAAGAAATTTAATTATATTCGGGGCGATCGATGATCTTTGGGTTAATCCAAAAGGAGAGCTATTTGTGGTAGATTATAAAGCAACAAGCGCCACGGGCACGATTTCTTTGAATAGTGAATATCGTCAAGCGTATAAGCGCCAAATGGAAATTTATCAATGGTTGCTGCGAAAACAAAACCTGGATGTTTCTAATACGGGTTATTTTGTTTATTGTAACGCGAATAAGAATAGAAAGTCTTTTGATGGTCATTTGGATTTTGATGTTGAAGTTTTAGGGTATATTGGTGATGATGCGTGGGTTGATGGTGTTATTCAAAGTGCTTATGATTGTTTATGCAACGATCATCTGCCAGAATTTTCAGAAACGTGCGAATTTTGTCAATATTATAAGTCGATTGATGATTTTAAGAATCAAAAAGTCTATAGAAAAGAAGAGCAGCAATTTTTGTTTTAG